From a single Candidatus Defluviilinea gracilis genomic region:
- a CDS encoding aldehyde ferredoxin oxidoreductase family protein, translated as MAIINLSTGETEITTTPDELLRAYLGGRGLNMAYLRQYLRQHGDPRSVDALSPENPLIIGAGLMTGTIAPNAARFNVSARSPESGILGDANCGGFFAAAMRKAGFDRLIILGRAEKPSYLLIEDGQISLHAADGLWGLNAIETQDQLKARHGSGTVSAVIGPSGENQVRMAAIMTGQKNAAGRGGMGAVMGSKNLKAIVARGGTAIEVAQKETLRALRLKQQEELKNSKVVQVLGKVGTPLLYEVSNRLGAIRTRNSQENFFEETLNGEEVEKFSDKMLACTSCVVHCRHRNTLGGEGPEYSTLVLLGANIGIAPTDQVIQLNNLVNDLGLDASSTGTIIGWAMELYQRGLIDDSLTGKPLVWGDYETVYALIEDIAHRRGFGDILAESTQAARYFPQEALDYLIAVKNLPQSDPHDVRYFKGFALGIAVASRGADHLRNRPTLEVFKLPDEARANVYGRVNDPDPTGYKDKGLIVAYGDDIYAIADCLGVCRFVTRGFNSPHLLGYQEFCDSVAAATGLEYTPASLRDVGRRTLDTERLINAGFGLTRADDTLPKRYFDDPMPARKTKGHHVDREQFQKMLDDYYSERGWDADGRVSAERIEEIDGLIFGRMKDKL; from the coding sequence ATTGCCATCATCAACCTCTCGACGGGCGAGACCGAGATCACGACCACGCCCGATGAACTTCTGCGCGCCTATCTCGGCGGGCGCGGACTGAACATGGCATACCTGCGCCAGTATCTGCGCCAGCACGGCGACCCGCGCAGTGTGGATGCGCTCAGTCCGGAGAATCCGCTCATCATCGGCGCGGGGCTGATGACGGGGACCATCGCTCCCAACGCGGCGCGATTCAACGTCTCGGCGCGTTCGCCCGAAAGCGGCATTCTCGGCGATGCCAACTGCGGCGGATTCTTCGCGGCGGCGATGCGCAAGGCGGGCTTCGACCGCCTCATCATTTTGGGGCGCGCCGAGAAACCGTCCTACCTGTTGATCGAAGACGGGCAGATCAGCCTCCATGCGGCGGATGGGCTGTGGGGGTTGAACGCCATCGAGACGCAGGACCAACTCAAAGCGCGGCATGGAAGCGGGACCGTCTCGGCGGTGATCGGACCCTCGGGCGAGAATCAAGTCCGCATGGCGGCGATCATGACGGGTCAAAAAAACGCGGCGGGACGCGGCGGCATGGGCGCGGTGATGGGAAGCAAGAATCTCAAAGCCATCGTGGCGCGCGGCGGGACGGCGATCGAGGTGGCGCAAAAGGAGACGTTACGCGCGTTGCGACTCAAACAACAGGAAGAGTTGAAAAACTCGAAGGTGGTGCAGGTGTTGGGCAAGGTCGGCACGCCGCTGTTGTACGAAGTGAGCAACCGACTCGGCGCGATCCGCACGCGTAACTCGCAGGAGAATTTTTTCGAGGAAACGCTCAACGGCGAAGAGGTCGAAAAATTTTCCGACAAGATGCTGGCGTGCACGTCGTGCGTGGTGCATTGCCGTCACCGCAACACGCTCGGCGGCGAAGGACCCGAATACTCGACGCTCGTCCTGCTCGGCGCGAACATCGGCATTGCGCCCACCGATCAGGTCATCCAGTTGAACAACCTGGTCAACGACCTCGGCTTGGACGCTTCTTCGACTGGCACGATCATCGGCTGGGCGATGGAACTGTACCAGCGCGGGCTGATCGACGACTCGCTGACAGGCAAGCCGTTGGTCTGGGGCGATTACGAAACCGTCTATGCGTTGATCGAAGATATCGCGCATCGGCGCGGGTTCGGCGATATTCTCGCTGAAAGCACGCAGGCGGCGCGTTACTTCCCGCAAGAGGCGCTCGATTATTTGATCGCCGTCAAAAACCTGCCGCAGTCTGACCCGCACGACGTGAGGTATTTCAAAGGCTTCGCGCTCGGCATCGCCGTCGCCAGCCGCGGCGCCGACCACCTCCGCAACCGTCCCACGCTGGAGGTTTTCAAACTTCCCGACGAAGCGCGCGCGAACGTCTATGGGCGCGTCAACGACCCCGACCCGACGGGCTACAAAGACAAGGGACTCATCGTGGCGTACGGCGACGACATCTACGCCATCGCGGATTGCCTCGGCGTGTGCCGCTTCGTCACGCGCGGATTCAACAGCCCGCATCTGCTGGGCTATCAGGAATTTTGCGACTCGGTCGCCGCCGCGACAGGGCTGGAATACACTCCCGCCTCTCTCCGCGACGTGGGGCGGCGCACGCTCGACACGGAGCGACTCATCAACGCGGGCTTCGGCTTGACCCGCGCCGACGACACCCTGCCCAAGCGCTACTTCGACGACCCCATGCCCGCGCGCAAAACGAAAGGTCACCACGTGGACAGGGAGCAATTCCAAAAGATGCTCGATGATTATTATTCCGAACGCGGCTGGGACGCGGATGGGCGAGTCTCTGCCGAGAGGATCGAGGAAATAGACGGTCTGATTTTTGGAAGGATGAAAGATAAATTATGA
- the leuC gene encoding 3-isopropylmalate dehydratase large subunit has translation MAHTLAEKILAEKCDQKELYPGQFINARVDLVMASELSGVLAIEEFEKIKGARVWDPQKVVFIMDHFTPAKDIKSAEIVKQCREFANAHGIRFYDVGRAGIQHILLPEQGMIVPGDLIAGADSHTCTHGFIGAFGTGIGSTDAAVAMALGELWMKVPESLKFVYHGKPQKWVRGKDLILHTIARIGVEGARYQAMEFAGEALEHLDMSDRFSMANMAIEAGAKAGLFAADEMTRSFIRARGREDGLYLQSDPDAQYAQVYEFDVSEFEPFVAVPFIPENVKPVSQLNEVEIDQAVIGMCTNGNLEDLRAAAEILKGHQIHPRVRAVIIPGSQKVYLDALREGLIEIFISANCSVSTPTCGPCLGGHMGVLAAGEKCISTSNRNFRGRMGHTSSELYLANPYVAAASAIAGRIISPKDL, from the coding sequence ATGGCACATACTCTTGCGGAAAAAATCCTGGCTGAAAAATGCGACCAGAAGGAACTCTACCCTGGGCAGTTCATCAACGCCCGCGTGGATCTGGTGATGGCGTCCGAACTTTCGGGCGTGCTTGCCATTGAAGAGTTCGAGAAGATCAAAGGCGCGCGCGTCTGGGACCCGCAGAAGGTGGTCTTCATCATGGATCACTTCACGCCCGCCAAAGACATCAAATCGGCGGAGATCGTCAAGCAATGCCGCGAGTTTGCGAACGCGCACGGCATCCGCTTTTACGATGTGGGGCGGGCGGGCATCCAGCACATCCTTTTGCCCGAGCAGGGCATGATCGTCCCTGGCGACCTGATCGCGGGCGCCGACTCACATACCTGCACGCACGGATTCATTGGCGCGTTCGGCACGGGCATCGGCTCGACCGACGCGGCGGTGGCGATGGCGCTGGGCGAGTTGTGGATGAAAGTGCCAGAGAGCCTCAAGTTCGTCTATCACGGCAAGCCGCAGAAGTGGGTGCGCGGCAAGGACTTGATCCTGCACACCATCGCGCGCATCGGCGTGGAAGGCGCGCGGTATCAGGCGATGGAGTTCGCGGGCGAGGCGCTGGAACATCTCGATATGAGCGACCGCTTCTCGATGGCGAACATGGCGATCGAAGCGGGCGCGAAGGCGGGCTTGTTCGCGGCGGATGAAATGACCCGTTCGTTCATCCGCGCGCGCGGGCGCGAGGACGGCTTGTACCTGCAAAGCGACCCCGACGCGCAATACGCGCAGGTCTATGAATTCGACGTGTCGGAGTTCGAGCCGTTCGTGGCTGTGCCGTTCATCCCTGAAAACGTCAAACCTGTTTCGCAACTCAACGAAGTGGAGATCGACCAGGCGGTGATCGGCATGTGCACCAACGGCAACCTCGAAGACTTGCGCGCCGCGGCGGAGATCCTCAAGGGGCATCAGATCCATCCGCGCGTGCGGGCGGTCATCATCCCTGGCTCGCAGAAGGTCTATCTCGACGCCCTGCGCGAAGGGTTGATCGAAATCTTCATCTCCGCCAATTGCTCGGTCAGCACGCCCACGTGCGGACCGTGCCTCGGCGGTCACATGGGCGTGCTGGCGGCGGGCGAGAAGTGCATCTCCACCAGCAACCGCAACTTCCGCGGGCGCATGGGTCACACCTCCAGCGAGCTGTATCTCGCCAACCCCTACGTCGCCGCCGCCTCCGCCATTGCGGGGAGGATCATCTCTCCGAAAGATTTATAA